One segment of Herbaspirillum hiltneri N3 DNA contains the following:
- a CDS encoding SDR family NAD(P)-dependent oxidoreductase translates to MSYQPKTIVITGASSGIGFALAQAYLKRGDYVIGNARTEERLQAAAARFENAANFFGVAGDIALPATAAKIFAEAADRFGKVDVLINNAGIFIAKPTADYTEQDVDSIVSTNLKGFFYITQQAVRHMVEHRSGHIVNITASIAMQPTTTVPALLPVLIKGGLNQATRALALELAAHNVKVNAVAPGIIETPLHAPGSHDFLKALQPTGQIGQVEDIVGAVQYLTDSSFTTGAILPVDGGASSGRW, encoded by the coding sequence ATGTCTTATCAACCAAAAACCATCGTCATCACCGGCGCCTCCAGCGGCATCGGCTTTGCTCTGGCGCAAGCCTATCTGAAGCGCGGCGACTACGTCATCGGCAATGCTCGCACCGAAGAACGCCTCCAGGCTGCAGCCGCCCGGTTCGAAAATGCCGCCAACTTCTTTGGCGTCGCAGGCGACATCGCGCTGCCTGCAACTGCGGCAAAAATCTTCGCGGAAGCAGCGGATCGTTTCGGCAAGGTCGACGTGCTGATCAACAACGCCGGCATCTTCATCGCCAAGCCCACCGCCGACTATACCGAGCAAGATGTCGACAGCATCGTCAGCACCAACCTGAAGGGCTTCTTCTACATCACCCAGCAAGCGGTGCGCCACATGGTCGAACATCGCAGCGGCCATATCGTCAACATCACCGCCAGCATCGCAATGCAGCCGACGACGACCGTCCCTGCGCTGTTGCCGGTGCTGATCAAGGGCGGACTCAACCAGGCCACGCGCGCACTCGCGCTGGAACTGGCGGCGCACAACGTCAAGGTCAACGCGGTCGCCCCCGGCATCATCGAGACGCCGCTGCATGCGCCCGGCAGCCATGATTTCCTCAAGGCCCTGCAGCCTACCGGCCAGATCGGCCAAGTGGAAGATATCGTCGGCGCGGTGCAATACCTGACCGATTCCAGCTTCACCACCGGCGCGATCTTGCCGGTGGACGGCGGCGCCAGTTCCGGTCGCTGGTAA
- a CDS encoding LysR family transcriptional regulator — MKTGTRRPFDDLQVGSIELFCLAAELSSFSAAAVAASVTPAAVSRSVSRLEERLGVRLFVRTTRQIRLTEEGQLYFEQCREALSTLIEAERRVSGLHGKPAGTLRISLPTPYAHYRVLPILPEFRARYPEVAVETHISNRNVDFADDAYDLSVRGKAPDDSSLIARTLEDAELVIVASPDYLRRAGTPRTIDELQAHDCIQFDLPSNGRRLPWTLRHEGADLDVPTSGNYGCAEDVLGGVTLARAGAGLFQTYRFVVAEDLRSGSLVEVLPEHGGVTRPFVMLYPHARHMSSRVRAFVDFMMEKLQR; from the coding sequence ATGAAAACCGGCACAAGGCGCCCCTTCGACGATCTCCAGGTCGGCAGCATCGAGTTGTTTTGCCTGGCTGCAGAACTGAGCAGCTTCAGCGCCGCCGCCGTGGCCGCCAGCGTGACGCCGGCAGCGGTCAGCCGCTCGGTATCGCGCCTGGAAGAACGCCTCGGCGTGCGGCTGTTTGTACGCACCACGCGCCAGATCCGCCTGACCGAAGAAGGCCAGCTGTACTTCGAGCAATGCCGCGAAGCGCTGTCCACGCTGATCGAAGCAGAACGCCGCGTCAGCGGGCTGCATGGAAAGCCGGCCGGCACGCTGCGCATCAGCCTGCCGACCCCGTATGCCCATTACCGCGTGCTGCCGATCCTGCCGGAATTTCGTGCGCGCTATCCCGAGGTTGCCGTCGAGACCCACATCAGCAACCGCAACGTCGACTTTGCCGATGACGCCTATGACCTGTCGGTGCGCGGCAAGGCGCCGGACGATTCGAGCCTGATCGCACGCACGCTGGAAGACGCCGAGCTGGTGATCGTCGCCAGCCCGGACTACCTGCGCCGGGCCGGCACGCCGCGCACCATCGACGAACTGCAGGCGCACGACTGCATCCAGTTCGACCTCCCCAGCAACGGCCGTCGCCTGCCGTGGACCTTGCGCCACGAAGGCGCCGACCTCGACGTGCCGACCAGCGGCAACTACGGCTGCGCCGAAGACGTGCTCGGCGGCGTCACGCTGGCGCGCGCCGGCGCCGGGCTGTTCCAGACCTATCGCTTCGTGGTCGCCGAAGACCTGCGCTCAGGCAGCCTGGTCGAAGTGCTGCCCGAACACGGCGGCGTCACCCGCCCCTTCGTGATGCTGTATCCGCATGCCCGCCACATGTCGTCGCGCGTACGCGCCTTCGTCGACTTCATGATGGAGAAGCTGCAGCGTTAG
- a CDS encoding D-cysteine desulfhydrase family protein, protein MSLNRFSSLDRFSRYRLLDQATPVQKLANLHRLLPETAAVNIFVKRDDLMSLGGGGNKLRKLEFLIGAALAEGADTLVTVGGLQSNHARLTAAAAAKAGLHCEIVLGRLVPRTNEEYALGGNVLLNDIFGARVEIAPDGAAPIVRARERVAELIAAGRKPYLIPTGGSTAVGSLGYVAGAEELLLQGEALGVQFDGIVVPNGSSATHAGLAAGLVHAGKSAALVQAYSTLAEAATAQATTLTLVRETLALLGDQAVVADADILMDGSQRGPAYGVATEAMREALLALARTEGILLDPVYSGKAFAGMLAAIRAGRYQSGANILFVMTGGTPALYAYRDALQPA, encoded by the coding sequence ATGTCCCTGAATCGCTTTTCGTCACTCGACCGCTTTTCGCGCTACCGCCTGCTCGACCAGGCCACGCCGGTGCAGAAACTCGCGAACCTGCACCGCCTGTTGCCGGAGACGGCGGCGGTCAACATCTTCGTCAAGCGCGACGACCTGATGTCGCTCGGCGGCGGCGGCAACAAGCTGCGCAAGCTGGAGTTCCTGATCGGCGCCGCGCTGGCCGAAGGCGCCGACACGCTGGTGACCGTCGGCGGCCTGCAATCGAATCACGCCCGCCTGACGGCAGCCGCGGCGGCGAAGGCTGGCCTGCATTGCGAGATCGTCCTCGGCCGGCTGGTGCCGCGCACCAACGAAGAATATGCGCTGGGCGGCAACGTCCTGCTCAATGACATCTTCGGCGCACGCGTCGAGATCGCGCCTGACGGCGCTGCGCCCATCGTGCGTGCGCGCGAACGTGTCGCCGAGCTGATCGCGGCCGGACGCAAGCCTTACCTGATCCCGACCGGCGGCTCGACCGCGGTGGGCAGCCTGGGCTACGTCGCCGGCGCGGAAGAACTGCTGCTGCAGGGCGAAGCGCTGGGCGTGCAGTTCGACGGCATCGTGGTTCCCAACGGCAGTTCGGCCACGCACGCCGGTCTGGCCGCGGGGCTGGTGCACGCCGGCAAATCGGCGGCGCTGGTGCAGGCCTACAGCACGCTGGCGGAGGCGGCGACGGCGCAGGCGACCACGCTGACGCTGGTGCGCGAGACGCTGGCGCTGCTGGGAGACCAGGCCGTGGTGGCCGACGCCGACATCCTGATGGATGGCAGCCAGCGCGGGCCGGCTTACGGCGTCGCCACCGAGGCAATGCGGGAAGCCTTGCTGGCTCTCGCGCGCACCGAAGGCATCCTGCTCGACCCGGTGTATTCGGGCAAGGCCTTTGCCGGCATGTTGGCGGCGATCAGGGCAGGGCGCTACCAGTCGGGCGCCAATATCCTGTTTGTGATGACCGGCGGCACGCCGGCGCTGTACGCGTATCGCGACGCGCTGCAGCCGGCTTGA
- a CDS encoding sterol desaturase family protein, whose amino-acid sequence MEQLVVYIIPLFLVLICAELAYGYFRGRNTYRLNDAISSLSQGLIGQLVGLVTQLFQIGFYTFAYRFVAIVPHARFWHGAAGWIAAILLFDFFDYWLHRMGHENAVMWAAHAVHHQSQDFNLSTALRQESTVILIGWLFYLPMAVLGVPPEQFAIAGLIVLVYQFWIHTEHVGKLGWFDKVFSSPSNHRVHHAVNDQYLDKNYGGMLVIWDRMFGTFAEEKEACVYGTRTPLKSWDPLWAVTSGYWQLAQTAARLPRWQDKLKLWFKPPGWLPAGVAADGPAFSLEAARRRYDPKLSRSASVAAVLQFSVLLAASAACMWVADDLSYARLVELCCALLAAFWALGAFMQHRVGIVAMVAIDVVAAAVAAYVLL is encoded by the coding sequence ATGGAACAACTTGTCGTCTACATCATCCCGCTGTTCCTCGTGCTGATCTGCGCGGAGCTCGCCTACGGCTATTTCCGTGGCCGCAATACCTATCGCCTCAACGACGCCATCAGCAGCCTGAGCCAGGGCCTGATCGGGCAACTGGTGGGGCTGGTGACGCAATTGTTCCAGATCGGTTTTTATACCTTCGCCTATCGCTTCGTCGCGATCGTGCCGCATGCCCGTTTCTGGCACGGCGCGGCCGGATGGATTGCGGCGATCCTGCTGTTCGATTTCTTCGACTACTGGCTGCACCGCATGGGCCACGAAAACGCCGTGATGTGGGCCGCGCACGCAGTGCATCACCAGAGCCAGGATTTCAACCTGTCAACGGCGCTGCGCCAGGAAAGCACCGTTATCCTGATCGGCTGGCTGTTCTACCTGCCGATGGCGGTGCTGGGAGTGCCGCCTGAACAGTTCGCCATTGCCGGCCTGATCGTGCTGGTGTATCAGTTCTGGATCCACACCGAACATGTGGGCAAGCTCGGCTGGTTCGACAAGGTTTTTTCCTCGCCGTCGAATCATCGCGTGCATCACGCGGTCAACGACCAGTACCTCGACAAGAACTACGGCGGCATGCTGGTGATCTGGGACCGGATGTTCGGCACCTTCGCGGAAGAGAAAGAAGCCTGCGTCTACGGCACGCGCACGCCGCTCAAGAGTTGGGATCCGCTGTGGGCCGTGACCAGCGGTTACTGGCAACTGGCGCAGACCGCAGCGCGTCTGCCGCGCTGGCAGGACAAGCTCAAGCTGTGGTTCAAGCCGCCCGGCTGGCTGCCGGCCGGCGTGGCGGCGGACGGACCGGCGTTCAGTCTGGAAGCGGCGCGCCGGCGTTACGATCCGAAGCTGTCGCGCAGCGCCAGTGTCGCGGCGGTGCTGCAATTCAGCGTCTTGCTGGCGGCCAGTGCAGCGTGCATGTGGGTGGCGGACGATCTTTCCTACGCGCGCCTGGTGGAGCTGTGCTGCGCCTTGCTGGCGGCATTCTGGGCGCTGGGCGCTTTCATGCAGCATCGCGTCGGCATCGTTGCGATGGTGGCGATTGATGTTGTTGCGGCTGCCGTCGCTGCCTATGTGCTGCTGTAA
- a CDS encoding DUF6587 family protein: MQNLIVAAIVLYACGYVLRRYLPKPLKHRMGAAVAAWCRQRGWHGMAVRMQAAEQVPATGCDSCSACAGVEKKGKDGGRNPTVQKISVDSLKRSLHR; this comes from the coding sequence ATGCAAAATCTCATCGTCGCCGCCATCGTGCTGTATGCCTGCGGGTACGTGCTGCGCCGCTATCTGCCGAAGCCGCTGAAGCACCGCATGGGCGCTGCCGTCGCTGCATGGTGCCGGCAGCGCGGCTGGCATGGCATGGCCGTGCGGATGCAAGCGGCCGAGCAAGTCCCCGCAACCGGCTGCGACAGTTGCAGCGCTTGCGCGGGGGTGGAAAAGAAGGGAAAAGACGGAGGGAGAAATCCAACCGTCCAGAAGATCTCAGTGGACAGCCTGAAGCGCAGTCTGCACCGTTAG
- the feoB gene encoding ferrous iron transport protein B, with the protein MQQSDTFTSPLNLALVGNPNCGKTALFNRLTGARQKVANYAGVTVERKAGRFVSGSGAAYRLVDLPGTYSLSALTPDEAVTRAVLLGERADEALPDLIVLVVDASKLRLNLKLAIEVLRLQRPTILALNMSDVARKRGVHVDAARLGAELGIPVVETVAVQQQGATALADAVDAWRNRHSDSRPDAWVSCRFGDAATPMSASERQQAVRSILDVAVTERTQARTTEDRIDAWVLHPVFGYVLLLALLFTIFQAVFSWSALPMEMIKTGVDGIGALVTQFMPEGLLRSLIVDGIISGVGSVLVFLPQILVLFFFILLLEDSGYLPRAAFLLDRLMGSVGLSGRAFIPLLSSFACAIPGVMATRTIQNPRDRLATIMIAPLMTCSARLPVYALIIGAFIPDRAVGIFNLQGLVLFGLYVLGIVSAMAVAYVFKRVIAKGRLQPLLLELPNYHVPHLRNLALGLWERARIFITRVGTIILALMVILWFLSTFPGAPDGATGPAIQYSLAGRIGSFLEPLFAPIGFNWQIAIALIPGLAAREVAVGALGTVYALSASGDQLASALEPMLTQTWSLPTALSLLIWYVFAPQCISTLSIVKRETNSWKPALAMAAYMFALAYLASLATFRLATAFL; encoded by the coding sequence ATGCAGCAATCCGACACGTTCACGTCCCCACTCAACCTTGCCCTCGTGGGCAATCCCAACTGCGGCAAGACCGCGCTGTTCAACCGTCTCACCGGCGCCCGCCAGAAAGTCGCCAACTACGCCGGCGTGACGGTCGAACGCAAGGCCGGGCGTTTCGTCTCCGGCAGCGGCGCGGCCTATCGCCTGGTCGACCTGCCCGGCACCTATAGCCTGAGCGCACTGACCCCGGACGAGGCGGTCACGCGTGCGGTACTGCTCGGCGAACGCGCCGACGAAGCGCTACCCGACCTGATCGTGCTGGTGGTCGACGCCAGCAAACTGCGCCTGAATCTCAAGCTCGCCATCGAAGTGCTGCGCCTGCAGCGCCCCACCATCCTGGCGCTCAACATGTCCGACGTGGCCCGCAAGCGCGGCGTGCATGTTGATGCCGCGCGACTCGGCGCCGAGCTCGGCATTCCCGTGGTCGAAACCGTCGCCGTGCAGCAGCAAGGCGCAACAGCGCTGGCCGATGCAGTCGACGCGTGGCGCAACCGCCATTCGGACAGCCGGCCGGATGCCTGGGTTTCATGCCGCTTCGGCGATGCAGCCACGCCGATGAGTGCAAGCGAGCGCCAGCAAGCGGTGCGCAGCATCCTCGACGTCGCCGTCACCGAACGCACGCAGGCGCGCACCACCGAAGACCGCATCGATGCCTGGGTGCTGCATCCGGTATTCGGCTATGTGCTGTTGCTGGCGCTGCTGTTCACGATCTTCCAGGCGGTGTTCAGCTGGTCGGCGCTACCGATGGAAATGATCAAGACCGGCGTCGACGGCATCGGGGCGCTGGTCACGCAATTCATGCCGGAAGGATTGCTGCGCAGCCTGATCGTCGACGGCATCATCTCCGGCGTCGGCAGCGTGCTGGTGTTCCTCCCGCAGATCCTGGTGCTGTTCTTCTTCATCCTGCTGCTGGAAGATTCCGGCTACCTGCCGCGCGCCGCCTTCCTGCTGGACCGGCTGATGGGCAGCGTCGGCCTGTCGGGGCGCGCCTTCATTCCGCTGCTGTCGAGTTTCGCCTGCGCCATTCCCGGCGTGATGGCCACGCGTACCATCCAGAATCCGCGCGACCGCCTCGCCACCATCATGATCGCGCCACTGATGACCTGCTCAGCGCGATTGCCGGTGTATGCGCTGATCATCGGTGCGTTCATTCCTGATCGCGCCGTCGGCATCTTCAACTTGCAGGGACTGGTGCTGTTCGGCCTGTACGTGCTCGGCATCGTCTCGGCGATGGCGGTGGCTTACGTGTTCAAGCGCGTGATCGCCAAAGGCCGGCTGCAGCCGCTGCTGCTGGAACTGCCCAACTATCACGTGCCGCATCTGCGCAACCTAGCGCTGGGGCTGTGGGAACGTGCGCGCATCTTCATCACGCGCGTGGGCACCATCATCCTGGCGCTGATGGTGATCCTGTGGTTCCTGTCGACGTTCCCGGGTGCGCCGGACGGCGCCACCGGGCCGGCGATCCAGTACAGCCTGGCGGGACGCATCGGCAGCTTCCTCGAGCCGCTGTTCGCGCCGATCGGCTTCAACTGGCAGATTGCCATCGCGCTGATCCCCGGCCTGGCCGCGCGCGAAGTCGCCGTCGGCGCGCTCGGCACCGTCTATGCGCTGTCGGCCAGCGGCGACCAGCTGGCGTCGGCGCTGGAGCCGATGCTGACGCAGACCTGGAGCCTGCCGACGGCGCTGTCGCTGCTGATCTGGTATGTGTTCGCGCCGCAGTGCATCTCGACGCTGTCGATCGTCAAGCGCGAAACCAATTCGTGGAAACCGGCGCTGGCGATGGCCGCCTACATGTTCGCGCTGGCCTATCTGGCCTCGCTGGCGACATTCCGGTTGGCCACGGCTTTCCTGTAG